Proteins encoded by one window of Myxocyprinus asiaticus isolate MX2 ecotype Aquarium Trade chromosome 35, UBuf_Myxa_2, whole genome shotgun sequence:
- the LOC127426555 gene encoding mediator of RNA polymerase II transcription subunit 16-like isoform X1, with the protein MMEIAYVCEWEKRPLSNHCPSIPLVCAWSCRNLIAFTTDPKNEEDDKDLNHMIHIIDTDHPWDVYSINSGHTEVISCLEWDHSGSRLLSADDDGQIKCWGMTEHLVNSWECSQTSYIDGDPIIALSWLHNGVKLALHVEKSGSTNFGEKFSRVKFSPSLTLFGGKPMEGWLAVTVSGLVTVSLLKPNGTLLTASESLCRLRGRVALADIAFTGGGNIVVAATDGSSSSPVQFYKVCVSVVNEKCRIDTELLPSLVMRCTTDPVRRDKYPAVTHLKFLTRENSEQVLLCASSQMGSIVECWSLRKEGLPVNNIFQHRSPVVGEKQPMILKWRILSATNDLDRVSAVALPKLPISISNTDLKVASDTKFFPGLGLALAFHDGSIQIHHRLSLHTVGVFYSSSGSSQWVGEEPAIKRQRAGGPMLHFKALQFSWTSLALVGVDNHGKLHMLRVSPSMGQMLDMNTLLRHLLFLLEYCMVTGYDWWDVLLHAQPSMVHSLLEKLHEEYMRQNQALQQVLSTRIVAVKASLCTLSSATAARAYDLNAKLLLIAISSTLKSLLRPHVLNTPEKSPGDRLAEICAKNTDTDIDKVMINLKTEEFVLDGPPLQSLQQLIQWVGDFVLYLLANLPNQGSIVRPGFGILRDGASLGMLREMLVMIRIWGLLKPGCLPIYTATYDNQDSMSLLFRLLTKLWLCSAQDESHPQDPDETLIDECCLLPSQLLVPSMDWLPINDGVITKIQSKHPLRLQFGKLYTLPGVNPNAQVEVFKSPASQRMDHLRCLHLGISPTEDSKACTRCGCVTMLRSPNKTNAMRQWEQRWIKNCLCGGLWRRIPSTLT; encoded by the exons atgaTGGAGATCGCTTATGTTTGTGAGTGGGAGAAGAGACCCCTAAGCAACCACTGTCCATCTATCCCTCTGGTGTGCGCATGGTCATGCAGAAACCTCATCGCCTTCACTACTGATCCGAAAAACGAGGAGGATGACAAAG ATCTCAATCATATGATACACATCATTGACACTGACCATCCCTGGGATGTGTACTCTATCAACTCTGGTCATACTGAAGTCATTTCATGCCTGGAATGGGACCATTCAG GTTCGAGGCTGCTATCTGCTGATGATGATGGTCAGATCAAGTGTTGGGGGATGACAGAGCACCTGGTGAACAGCTGGGAGTGCTCACAGACCAGTTATATTGACGGAGACCCGATCATAGCCCTCTCCTGGTTACACAATGGAGTCAAACTCGCTTTGCATGTGGAAAAG TCTGGCTCTACAAATTTTGGAGAGAAGTTTTCCCGAGTCAAGTTCTCTCCTTCTCTTACACTATTTGGCGGGAAGCCCATGGAGGGTTGGTTAGCGGTGACGGTGAGTGGGCTGGTCACAGTTTCATTGTTGAAGCCCAATGGTACTCTGCTGACGGCCAGCGAGAGCCTGTGCAGGCTGAGAGGTCGGGTGGCCCTCGCTGACATTGCCTTCACGGGGGGCGGGAACATAGTCGTGGCAGCCACAGATGGCAGCAGCTCCTCTCCGGTGCAGTTCTACAAAGTGTGCGTAAGCGTGGTGAATGAAAAGTGCCGTATAGACACTGAGCTACTGCCCTCGCTAGTCATGCGATGCACCACCGACCCGGTCAGGAGGGACAAGTATCCTGCCGTCACACACCTTAAATTCCTCACACGTGAAAACTCCGAACAG GTGCTGCTCTGTGCGTCCAGTCAGATGGGCAGCATTGTAGAGTGCTGGTCACTGCGCAAGGAGGGTCTCCCCGTCAATAATATCTTCCAGCACCGATCACCTGTGG TGGGTGAAAAGCAGCCAATGATTCTAAAGTGGCGGATACTCTCTGCAACCAATGATCTGGATCGCGTGTCTGCTGTCGCTCTGCCTAAACTTCCCATCTCCATCTCTAACACTGATCTCAAAGTTGCCTCGGACACAAAGTTCTTCCCAGGCCTTG GTCTTGCTCTGGCATTCCATGACGGCAGCATTCAGATTCATCACCGTCTTTCCCTGCACACCGTGGGAGTGTTCTACAGTTCCTCTGGTTCCTCGCAGTGGGTCGGGGAGGAACCCGCCATTAAACGACAAAGAGCGGGTGGCCCGATGCTGCACTTCAAAGCCCTTCAGTTCTCCTGGACCTCTCTGGCTCTTGTGGGCGTGGACAATCATGGCAAG CTGCACATGCTCCGAGTGTCCCCATCAATGGGGCAAATGCTGGACATGAACACTCTGCTGCGCCACCTGCTGTTTCTGCTGGAGTACTGCATGGTGACAGGGTATGACTGGTGGGATGTGTTGCTGCACGCACAGCCTAGCATGGTGCATAGCCTGCTGGAGAAGCTTCATGAGGAGTATATGAGACAGAACCAGGCACTACAGCAG GTTCTGTCAACTCGTATAGTAGCAGTGAAGGCATCTCTGTGTACGCTGTCATCTGCCACTGCAGCGAGAGCTTACGACTTAAATGCTAAACTGCTGCTCATCGCCATCAGCTCCACACTGAAATCTCTGCTAAGACCTCATGTTCTCAACACACCTGAAAAAAGTCCTGGAGACAGACTGGCAGAGAtctgtgcaaaaaacacagacacCG ACATTGATAAGGTGATGATTAATCTGAAGACGGAGGAGTTTGTGCTGGACGGTCCTCCACTCCAGTCACTCCAGCAGCTCATTCAGTGGGTGGGAGACTTTGTGCTTTACCTGCTGGCCAACCTGCCCAACCAG GGCTCTATTGTGCGTCCAGGGTTTGGGATCCTCCGGGATGGTGCATCCCTGGGCATGCTCAGAGAGATGCTGGTAATGATCCGTATTTGGGGCCTGCTGAAGCCCGGTTGCCTGCCCATCTACACGGCCACATATGACAACCAAGACAGCATGTCTCTGTTGTTCCGTCTGCTCACCAAACTCTGGCTCTGCT CAGCTCAAGATGAGAGTCACCCACAGGATCCAGACGAGACATTGATTGATGAGTGCTGTCTGCTGCCCAGTCAGCTCCTGGTACCCAGCATGGACTGGCTGCCAATCAATGACGGAGTTATCACAAAGATCCAGAGCAAACACCCGCTCAGACTGCAGTTCGGCAAACTGTACACCCTGCCTGGGGTCAACCCCAATGCACAGGTGGAGGTGTTCAA AAGTCCAGCATCTCAGAGGATGGACCACCTGCGGTGCTTACATCTGGGTATCTCTCCGACAGAGGACAGCAAAGCCTGCACCAG GTGTGGCTGTGTCACCATGCTAAGATCTCCAAATAAAACCAATGCCATGAGACAGTGGGAGCAGCGCTGGATCAAGAATTGTCTGTGTGGAGGTCTCTGGAGAAGAATCCCCTCCACACTAACATGA
- the LOC127426555 gene encoding mediator of RNA polymerase II transcription subunit 16-like isoform X2 — MMEIAYVCEWEKRPLSNHCPSIPLVCAWSCRNLIAFTTDPKNEEDDKDLNHMIHIIDTDHPWDVYSINSGHTEVISCLEWDHSGSRLLSADDDGQIKCWGMTEHLVNSWECSQTSYIDGDPIIALSWLHNGVKLALHVEKSGSTNFGEKFSRVKFSPSLTLFGGKPMEGWLAVTVSGLVTVSLLKPNGTLLTASESLCRLRGRVALADIAFTGGGNIVVAATDGSSSSPVQFYKVCVSVVNEKCRIDTELLPSLVMRCTTDPVRRDKYPAVTHLKFLTRENSEQVLLCASSQMGSIVECWSLRKEGLPVNNIFQHRSPVVGEKQPMILKWRILSATNDLDRVSAVALPKLPISISNTDLKVASDTKFFPGLGLALAFHDGSIQIHHRLSLHTVGVFYSSSGSSQWVGEEPAIKRQRAGGPMLHFKALQFSWTSLALVGVDNHGKLHMLRVSPSMGQMLDMNTLLRHLLFLLEYCMVTGYDWWDVLLHAQPSMVHSLLEKLHEEYMRQNQALQQVLSTRIVAVKASLCTLSSATAARAYDLNAKLLLIAISSTLKSLLRPHVLNTPEKSPGDRLAEICAKNTDTDIDKVMINLKTEEFVLDGPPLQSLQQLIQWVGDFVLYLLANLPNQGSIVRPGFGILRDGASLGMLREMLVMIRIWGLLKPGCLPIYTATYDNQDSMSLLFRLLTKLWLCSQDESHPQDPDETLIDECCLLPSQLLVPSMDWLPINDGVITKIQSKHPLRLQFGKLYTLPGVNPNAQVEVFKSPASQRMDHLRCLHLGISPTEDSKACTRCGCVTMLRSPNKTNAMRQWEQRWIKNCLCGGLWRRIPSTLT, encoded by the exons atgaTGGAGATCGCTTATGTTTGTGAGTGGGAGAAGAGACCCCTAAGCAACCACTGTCCATCTATCCCTCTGGTGTGCGCATGGTCATGCAGAAACCTCATCGCCTTCACTACTGATCCGAAAAACGAGGAGGATGACAAAG ATCTCAATCATATGATACACATCATTGACACTGACCATCCCTGGGATGTGTACTCTATCAACTCTGGTCATACTGAAGTCATTTCATGCCTGGAATGGGACCATTCAG GTTCGAGGCTGCTATCTGCTGATGATGATGGTCAGATCAAGTGTTGGGGGATGACAGAGCACCTGGTGAACAGCTGGGAGTGCTCACAGACCAGTTATATTGACGGAGACCCGATCATAGCCCTCTCCTGGTTACACAATGGAGTCAAACTCGCTTTGCATGTGGAAAAG TCTGGCTCTACAAATTTTGGAGAGAAGTTTTCCCGAGTCAAGTTCTCTCCTTCTCTTACACTATTTGGCGGGAAGCCCATGGAGGGTTGGTTAGCGGTGACGGTGAGTGGGCTGGTCACAGTTTCATTGTTGAAGCCCAATGGTACTCTGCTGACGGCCAGCGAGAGCCTGTGCAGGCTGAGAGGTCGGGTGGCCCTCGCTGACATTGCCTTCACGGGGGGCGGGAACATAGTCGTGGCAGCCACAGATGGCAGCAGCTCCTCTCCGGTGCAGTTCTACAAAGTGTGCGTAAGCGTGGTGAATGAAAAGTGCCGTATAGACACTGAGCTACTGCCCTCGCTAGTCATGCGATGCACCACCGACCCGGTCAGGAGGGACAAGTATCCTGCCGTCACACACCTTAAATTCCTCACACGTGAAAACTCCGAACAG GTGCTGCTCTGTGCGTCCAGTCAGATGGGCAGCATTGTAGAGTGCTGGTCACTGCGCAAGGAGGGTCTCCCCGTCAATAATATCTTCCAGCACCGATCACCTGTGG TGGGTGAAAAGCAGCCAATGATTCTAAAGTGGCGGATACTCTCTGCAACCAATGATCTGGATCGCGTGTCTGCTGTCGCTCTGCCTAAACTTCCCATCTCCATCTCTAACACTGATCTCAAAGTTGCCTCGGACACAAAGTTCTTCCCAGGCCTTG GTCTTGCTCTGGCATTCCATGACGGCAGCATTCAGATTCATCACCGTCTTTCCCTGCACACCGTGGGAGTGTTCTACAGTTCCTCTGGTTCCTCGCAGTGGGTCGGGGAGGAACCCGCCATTAAACGACAAAGAGCGGGTGGCCCGATGCTGCACTTCAAAGCCCTTCAGTTCTCCTGGACCTCTCTGGCTCTTGTGGGCGTGGACAATCATGGCAAG CTGCACATGCTCCGAGTGTCCCCATCAATGGGGCAAATGCTGGACATGAACACTCTGCTGCGCCACCTGCTGTTTCTGCTGGAGTACTGCATGGTGACAGGGTATGACTGGTGGGATGTGTTGCTGCACGCACAGCCTAGCATGGTGCATAGCCTGCTGGAGAAGCTTCATGAGGAGTATATGAGACAGAACCAGGCACTACAGCAG GTTCTGTCAACTCGTATAGTAGCAGTGAAGGCATCTCTGTGTACGCTGTCATCTGCCACTGCAGCGAGAGCTTACGACTTAAATGCTAAACTGCTGCTCATCGCCATCAGCTCCACACTGAAATCTCTGCTAAGACCTCATGTTCTCAACACACCTGAAAAAAGTCCTGGAGACAGACTGGCAGAGAtctgtgcaaaaaacacagacacCG ACATTGATAAGGTGATGATTAATCTGAAGACGGAGGAGTTTGTGCTGGACGGTCCTCCACTCCAGTCACTCCAGCAGCTCATTCAGTGGGTGGGAGACTTTGTGCTTTACCTGCTGGCCAACCTGCCCAACCAG GGCTCTATTGTGCGTCCAGGGTTTGGGATCCTCCGGGATGGTGCATCCCTGGGCATGCTCAGAGAGATGCTGGTAATGATCCGTATTTGGGGCCTGCTGAAGCCCGGTTGCCTGCCCATCTACACGGCCACATATGACAACCAAGACAGCATGTCTCTGTTGTTCCGTCTGCTCACCAAACTCTGGCTCTGCT CTCAAGATGAGAGTCACCCACAGGATCCAGACGAGACATTGATTGATGAGTGCTGTCTGCTGCCCAGTCAGCTCCTGGTACCCAGCATGGACTGGCTGCCAATCAATGACGGAGTTATCACAAAGATCCAGAGCAAACACCCGCTCAGACTGCAGTTCGGCAAACTGTACACCCTGCCTGGGGTCAACCCCAATGCACAGGTGGAGGTGTTCAA AAGTCCAGCATCTCAGAGGATGGACCACCTGCGGTGCTTACATCTGGGTATCTCTCCGACAGAGGACAGCAAAGCCTGCACCAG GTGTGGCTGTGTCACCATGCTAAGATCTCCAAATAAAACCAATGCCATGAGACAGTGGGAGCAGCGCTGGATCAAGAATTGTCTGTGTGGAGGTCTCTGGAGAAGAATCCCCTCCACACTAACATGA